From the Balearica regulorum gibbericeps isolate bBalReg1 chromosome 4, bBalReg1.pri, whole genome shotgun sequence genome, one window contains:
- the LOC104643108 gene encoding 5-hydroxytryptamine receptor 7, whose translation MLLRASPRRFLEQHLLFVENAEQQHPAQKSLPNPFMTEEPSVPAEPDLPSSNLTNVTDCGEEILLYGDTEKIIIGAVLSIIILMTIAGNGLVIISVCIVKKLRQPSNYLVVSLAAADLSVAFAVMPFVTITDLVGGEWLFGKVFCNVFIAMDVMCCTASIMTLCIISVDRYLGITRPLTYPVRQNGKLMAKMVFIVWLLSASITLPPLFGWAKNVTVERVCLISQDFGYTVYSTGVAFYIPMAVMLVMYSRIYKAAKVSAEKHRFMNFPKHYEEEGVYCLEASSRSHHSSKRTKAVEECATLSKLLRQDRKNISIFKREQKAARTLGIIVGAFTFCWLPFFLMSTARPFICGIRCSCMPLRLERTLLWLGYTNSLINPLIYAFFNRDLRTTFWNLLRCRYRNINRRLSAASMHEALKATERHECIL comes from the exons ATGTTGCTAAGGGCCAGCCCCAGGCGGTTTCTGGAGCAACATCTTCTCTTTGTGGAGAAcgcagagcagcagcacccgGCTCAGAAGTCGCTCCCGAATCCATTCATGACTGAGGAACCTTCCGTCCCAGCCGAGCCAGACCTGCCATCCTCCAACCTCACCAACGTGACGGACTGCGGCGAGGAGATCCTGCTCTATGGGGACACCGAGAAGATCATCATCGGAGCAGTGCTCTCCATCATCATCCTCATGACCATCGCTGGCAACGGGCTGGTCATCATCTCCGTGTGCATCGTCAAGAAGCTCCGGCAGCCCTCCAACTACTTGGTGGTGTCCCTCGCAGCCGCCGACCTCTCGGTGGCCTTTGCTGTCATGCCCTTCGTGACCATCACAGACCTGGTGGGGGGAGAATGGCTCTTTGGGAAGGTTTTTTGCAATGTGTTTATCGCCATGGACGTTATGTGTTGCACCGCCTCCATCATGACCTTGTGCATCATCAGCGTGGACAG gtATCTGGGGATCACTCGGCCACTGACATACCCCGTGAGACAAAATGGGAAGCTGATGGCCAAGATGGTCTTCATCGTTTGGCTCCTGTCTGCCTCCATcacccttcctcctctttttggCTGGGCCAAGAACGTCACTGTGGAAAGAGTCTGTCTCATCAGCCAGGACTTTGGGTACACAGTCTACTCTACGGGGGTTGCCTTCTACATCCCCATGGCGGTCATGCTCGTCATGTACAGCCGGATCTACAAAGCCGCCAAGGTCAGCGCCGAGAAGCACCGCTTCATGAACTTCCCCAAGCACTATGAAGAGGAGGGCGTCTACTGCCTGGAGGCCTCCAGCCGGAGCCACCACAGCTCCAAGCGTACCAAAGCAGTGGAGGAATGCGCCACGCTCTCCAAACTGCTCCGGCAAGACCGAAAGAATATTTCCATCTTCAAACgggagcagaaagcagccaggACCCTCGGCATTATCGTGGGAGCATTCACATTTTGCTGGCTTCCATTCTTCCTGATGTCAACGGCTCGGCCTTTCATCTGTGGCATCCGCTGCAGCTGCATGCCCCTACGGCTGGAGAGGACTCTGCTCTGGCTGGGATACACCAACTCCCTCATCAACCCCTTGATTTATGCTTTCTTTAACCGAGACTTGAGGACTACTTTCTGGAACCTCCTGAGGTGCAGGTACAGGAACATCAACAGGAGGCTCTCCGCCGCCAGCATGCACGAGGCTCTGAAAGCCACAGAGAGGCACGAATGCATCCTGTAG